A single Oryza brachyantha chromosome 8, ObraRS2, whole genome shotgun sequence DNA region contains:
- the LOC102713390 gene encoding auxin-responsive protein SAUR76-like, with the protein MGKGGGLSKLRCMIRRWHSSSRIPRAPSAGDLAAAPETAGAGRAASFHGADEVPKGLHPVYVGKARRRYLIAEELVGHPLFQNLVDRTGGGVGEAGTTVVGCEVVLFEHLLWMLENADPQPESLDELVEYYAC; encoded by the coding sequence ATGGGGAAGGGCGGCGGGCTGAGCAAGCTGCGGTGCATGATCAGGAGGTGGCACTCGTCGAGCCGCATCCcccgcgcgccgtcggcgggggacctggcggcggcgccggagacggcgggggcggggcgggcggcgTCGTTCCACGGCGCGGACGAGGTGCCCAAGGGGCTCCACCCGGTGTACGTCGGCAAGGCGCGGCGCCGGTACCTCATCGCCGAGGAGCTCGTCGGCCACCCGCTGTTCCAGAACCTCGTCGaccgcaccggcggcggcgtcggcgaggccggGACGACCGTCGTCGGCTGCGAGGTCGTGCTGTTCGAACACCTGCTCTGGATGCTGGAGAACGCCGACCCGCAGCCGGAGTCCCTCGACGAGCTCGTCGAGTACTACGCCTGCTga